Proteins from one Herpetosiphonaceae bacterium genomic window:
- a CDS encoding deoxyguanosinetriphosphate triphosphohydrolase, with protein LRAGILQESDLPRSCIDVLGVTHSQRINTMVCDLIDNNWWATGEGTPPESRTITMSPAILEATNTLREFMFANVYVTGPAKEDDHKVYFVLGQLFTHFMQHPEALPAELLAICDRHGDNVECAVVDYIAGMTDRYALKVFNQIYVPRTWSM; from the coding sequence CTGCGGGCAGGGATCTTGCAGGAATCCGATCTGCCGCGCTCCTGCATCGACGTGCTAGGCGTCACCCACTCGCAGCGCATCAACACCATGGTCTGCGATCTGATCGACAACAACTGGTGGGCGACCGGCGAGGGTACGCCGCCCGAATCACGCACGATCACGATGAGCCCGGCGATCCTGGAGGCGACGAACACGCTGCGCGAGTTTATGTTTGCGAACGTGTATGTGACGGGACCGGCGAAAGAAGACGACCACAAGGTCTATTTTGTGCTCGGCCAGCTTTTCACGCACTTCATGCAGCATCCCGAAGCGCTGCCCGCCGAACTCCTGGCGATCTGTGATCGGCATGGTGATAATGTCGAATGCGCGGTCGTTGATTATATTGCAGGCATGACCGATCGCTATGCGCTCAAGGTATTTAATCAGATCTATGTGCCGCGCACATGGAGTATGTAA
- the dnaG gene encoding DNA primase, with protein sequence MTVTDDIKQRLDIVALINESGVQLRKAGRNFTGFCPFHPNARTPAFYVFPDTQSYYCFSCHAAGDVFNFVMGRQGLDFGDALRQLAGRAGVHLEQRTPEREQEDATRVRLRQINEDAAIYWQHVLVSTQKGQIGRAYIERRGLTQATVEAWQLGYAPDDWSDLLRYLTDRKGYQPDELEAAGLVIKREQGGYYDRFRNRLMFPIRSLKGEIIGFGGRALGDDHAKYMNTPETPLFHKSSVLYGIDMAREAIRREDAVVVVEGYVDVLMAHQAGFANVVAPMGTALTAEQVGIVKKLTRSVYLALDADAAGTNATLKGLQTLRENMDSTVVPVPTPQGYIRWERELDGVIKIIALPPGRDPDEVIRANPDDWRALVAAAQPLMVYYLDQLTDDLDLRSAKGRADAVERLAPLIGALVNPVERAHYVQQLAQKLGLEERLIRDQVERVRRGRGVNRSNLEIGPTAASTSLSREDQLLSLLLRFPGVRSAVESELSKDISQFPEIVGDIQGSVEEPLVHIENQQIWQTWLRHAQPSTPDLTAWLDALDPYLKTHAQRLLTYQDTPELPVVNRQYHAAELATRIAQELRKTVVITRKNQLKAMYESVDDPEDQRTLESRLVALNKYQNLVTAPRRSTFYIDLGNRLDQLK encoded by the coding sequence ATGACGGTAACGGATGACATCAAGCAGCGCCTCGACATCGTTGCTCTGATCAACGAGAGCGGTGTTCAACTGCGTAAGGCGGGCCGCAACTTCACCGGCTTCTGCCCGTTCCACCCCAACGCCCGCACACCGGCGTTCTATGTCTTTCCCGACACGCAGAGCTACTACTGCTTCAGTTGCCACGCGGCTGGCGATGTCTTTAACTTTGTGATGGGGCGGCAAGGGCTGGACTTCGGCGATGCGCTGCGGCAGCTTGCTGGGCGCGCGGGTGTTCACCTTGAGCAGCGCACCCCGGAGCGCGAGCAAGAGGACGCCACGCGGGTTCGGCTGCGTCAGATCAACGAGGACGCGGCGATCTACTGGCAGCATGTGCTGGTGAGCACCCAGAAGGGCCAGATCGGGCGGGCCTACATCGAGCGGCGTGGCCTCACGCAGGCGACGGTCGAGGCCTGGCAGCTTGGCTACGCTCCCGACGACTGGAGCGATCTGCTGCGCTATCTGACCGATCGCAAGGGCTACCAGCCCGACGAGCTGGAGGCCGCCGGATTGGTGATCAAGCGCGAGCAGGGCGGCTACTACGATCGCTTCCGCAACCGGCTGATGTTTCCGATCCGCAGCCTCAAGGGCGAGATCATCGGCTTCGGAGGGCGGGCGCTCGGCGATGATCACGCCAAGTACATGAACACGCCCGAAACGCCGCTCTTTCACAAATCGAGCGTGCTCTACGGCATCGATATGGCCCGCGAGGCGATCCGCCGCGAAGATGCCGTGGTGGTTGTCGAGGGCTACGTCGATGTGCTGATGGCGCATCAGGCCGGCTTTGCCAACGTCGTCGCGCCGATGGGCACCGCGCTGACCGCCGAGCAGGTCGGGATCGTCAAAAAGCTGACGCGCAGCGTCTATCTGGCGCTGGACGCCGACGCCGCCGGGACCAACGCGACGCTCAAGGGCCTGCAAACGCTGCGTGAGAACATGGACTCCACCGTGGTGCCGGTGCCGACGCCGCAGGGCTATATCCGCTGGGAGCGCGAGCTTGACGGCGTGATTAAAATTATCGCGCTGCCGCCAGGGCGCGATCCCGACGAGGTGATCCGCGCCAATCCCGACGACTGGCGAGCGCTGGTCGCCGCCGCGCAGCCGCTGATGGTGTACTACCTCGATCAGCTAACCGACGATCTGGACCTGCGCAGCGCCAAAGGCCGCGCCGATGCGGTGGAGCGTCTCGCGCCGCTGATCGGGGCGCTGGTAAATCCGGTGGAGCGCGCGCACTACGTGCAACAGTTGGCGCAGAAGCTTGGTCTTGAGGAGCGGCTGATCCGCGATCAGGTCGAGCGTGTGCGGCGCGGTCGTGGGGTGAATCGCTCGAATCTTGAGATCGGCCCGACCGCAGCTAGTACCTCATTGAGTCGCGAAGACCAACTATTGTCTCTCTTGCTCCGTTTCCCTGGCGTCCGTTCTGCGGTAGAATCGGAATTGTCAAAGGACATTTCACAATTTCCGGAGATCGTCGGCGACATCCAGGGCTCGGTGGAGGAACCATTGGTCCACATCGAGAACCAGCAGATCTGGCAAACCTGGCTGCGCCACGCCCAACCGTCCACACCCGATCTAACCGCCTGGCTGGATGCTCTCGACCCGTATCTTAAGACACACGCGCAGCGCTTGTTAACATATCAGGACACACCTGAGCTGCCCGTGGTCAACCGCCAGTATCACGCTGCCGAGCTTGCTACACGCATCGCCCAAGAACTTCGCAAAACCGTCGTGATCACTCGTAAGAATCAGCTCAAGGCCATGTATGAGTCAGTGGACGATCCCGAAGACCAGCGGACCCTTGAAAGCCGTCTTGTGGCGCTCAACAAGTATCAAAATCTGGTGACAGCGCCCCGCCGGAGCACGTTTTACATCGACCTCGGCAATCGTCTTGATCAGTTGAAGTAG
- a CDS encoding sigma-70 family RNA polymerase sigma factor, which produces MADHDLDLTEDLGYTPSQTAETALEEVAAAEAVHSLEQLIQRGKERGKVTQEEIMQLVAQPEENLDQLEEIYEALTKAGITIIDELVEEEDFTLDIDLDPIVIVGDVLDHSDPGVGDSVRMYLYEIGRVALLTGDQEARLARQIEQGEKAEAKLKRLTDPHSAEAADLRRAIEVAQEARAALTNANLRLVVSVAKKYMNRGLSLMDLVQEGNMGLLRAVEKFDYRKGYKFSTYATWWIRQAITRAIADQARTIRIPVHMVETINRLMKISRHLVQELDREPTMMELALECRIPSILTEQQRLMYQLMPSQLDEDCVGAYDPQMIQSLKRAADRVQNVMATGDVNNPTYVRLKETQTYLQRVLRRVPRPEEIALECHQPDILPEQIRIRLQTSPAIINPQSKHYDVSMRQLLERAANKVRDIHKAAQEPVSLETPVGQEEDSSLGDFIEDSKVEAPSDAAANQMRKEAVEQVLDQLNERERLVIKLRYGLHLTDEERRMLLDLPSRKKYDFQIEGGRHNTLEDVGKIFDVTRERIRQIEVKALRKLRHPKLGKKLRDYLE; this is translated from the coding sequence ATGGCTGACCACGATCTTGATTTAACTGAAGACTTAGGATATACCCCGTCCCAGACAGCCGAGACTGCATTGGAGGAAGTTGCTGCGGCTGAGGCGGTTCATTCGCTCGAGCAGTTGATCCAGCGCGGTAAGGAGCGCGGCAAGGTCACGCAAGAAGAGATCATGCAGCTTGTCGCCCAGCCGGAAGAAAACCTGGATCAGCTTGAGGAGATCTACGAGGCGCTGACCAAGGCCGGGATCACGATCATCGACGAGCTGGTCGAGGAGGAAGATTTCACGCTGGATATCGATCTCGACCCGATCGTGATCGTCGGCGACGTGCTCGATCACTCCGATCCCGGCGTCGGCGATAGCGTGCGCATGTATCTGTACGAGATCGGGCGCGTCGCGCTGCTGACCGGCGATCAGGAGGCGCGGCTGGCGCGGCAGATCGAGCAGGGCGAGAAAGCCGAGGCCAAGCTCAAGCGTCTGACCGACCCGCACTCGGCTGAGGCCGCCGACCTGCGCCGGGCGATCGAGGTGGCGCAGGAGGCGCGCGCCGCGCTGACCAACGCGAACCTGCGGCTGGTGGTCAGCGTCGCCAAGAAGTATATGAATCGCGGCCTGTCGCTGATGGATCTTGTCCAGGAGGGCAACATGGGCCTGCTGCGCGCCGTCGAGAAGTTCGACTACCGCAAAGGCTACAAGTTCTCAACCTACGCGACGTGGTGGATTCGCCAGGCGATCACTCGCGCCATCGCGGACCAGGCCCGCACGATCCGCATTCCGGTTCACATGGTCGAGACGATCAACCGGCTGATGAAGATCAGCCGCCATCTGGTACAGGAGCTTGACCGCGAGCCGACGATGATGGAGCTGGCGCTGGAATGCCGTATTCCCAGCATTCTGACCGAGCAGCAGCGCCTGATGTACCAGTTGATGCCCTCGCAGTTGGACGAGGATTGTGTCGGGGCGTACGATCCCCAGATGATCCAGAGCCTCAAGCGCGCCGCCGATCGCGTCCAGAATGTCATGGCGACCGGCGATGTCAACAATCCGACCTACGTGCGGCTGAAGGAGACACAGACGTATCTCCAGCGGGTGCTGCGCCGCGTGCCGAGGCCGGAGGAGATCGCGCTGGAGTGCCATCAGCCCGATATTTTGCCGGAGCAGATTCGCATCCGGTTGCAGACCAGCCCGGCGATCATCAATCCACAGTCCAAGCACTACGATGTGAGCATGCGCCAGTTGCTTGAGCGGGCCGCCAACAAGGTCCGCGATATTCACAAGGCGGCGCAGGAGCCTGTATCGCTGGAAACGCCCGTGGGGCAGGAAGAAGATAGCAGCCTGGGCGACTTCATCGAGGACTCGAAGGTCGAAGCGCCGTCGGACGCGGCGGCCAACCAGATGCGCAAGGAGGCGGTCGAGCAGGTGCTCGATCAGCTCAACGAGCGCGAGCGGCTGGTCATCAAGCTGCGCTATGGGCTGCATCTGACCGATGAGGAGCGGCGCATGCTGCTCGATCTGCCCTCGCGCAAAAAGTACGATTTCCAGATCGAGGGCGGGCGGCATAATACGCTGGAAGATGTCGGCAAGATCTTCGATGTCACGCGCGAGCGGATCAGGCAGATCGAGGTCAAAGCGCTGCGCAAGCTCAGGCATCCCAAGCTCGGCAAGAAGCTCCGCGATTATCTTGAATAG
- a CDS encoding FAD-dependent oxidoreductase, translating to MKLAIIGAGVAGLAAAHRLRSLGSGLEIVVFEKSRGVGGRAATRRAHGATFDHGAQYVKAPTPELEALLRHTLPTAPVDIALPVWTFDRHNRIAEGDHAQNRDPKWTYVDGITRLAKELAHGLDLRLTTRISRIAQANGSYILFDEQDTIVGATDAVLLTPPAPQTRDLIAASALSRTAQTTILAELDKVTYRACLSVTLGYPPRLRSRPFYALVNTDRQHPISWLAYEHLKPGRSSADQHVLIAQMAPEWSVAHWNDPPPLLAEQVAELVGSLLEESLRAPLWSDRQGWRYALPDGRADFETLNSAIGGLFFAGDYTAGQGRVHLAIEQGWKVAERIAAR from the coding sequence ATGAAGCTGGCGATCATTGGAGCAGGCGTCGCGGGACTGGCCGCCGCGCACAGGCTGCGCAGCCTTGGTTCGGGGCTTGAGATCGTCGTATTCGAGAAAAGCCGGGGCGTCGGTGGGCGAGCCGCGACACGACGGGCACACGGCGCGACCTTCGACCACGGCGCGCAGTACGTCAAAGCGCCGACGCCGGAGCTCGAAGCGCTGCTGCGGCACACGCTGCCCACCGCGCCCGTTGATATTGCGCTGCCGGTCTGGACCTTCGACCGGCACAATCGCATCGCCGAGGGCGATCACGCCCAAAACCGCGATCCCAAGTGGACCTACGTCGACGGCATTACCCGGCTTGCCAAAGAGCTGGCGCATGGCCTCGATCTGCGCCTCACGACGCGCATCAGCCGCATCGCGCAGGCCAACGGCTCGTATATCCTCTTCGACGAGCAGGATACGATTGTCGGCGCGACGGATGCCGTTCTGCTCACGCCGCCAGCGCCGCAGACGCGCGACCTGATCGCCGCGAGCGCGCTCTCTCGCACGGCGCAGACGACGATCCTGGCCGAGCTGGACAAGGTGACGTATCGCGCCTGTCTCTCGGTGACGCTGGGCTATCCGCCACGGCTGCGCTCGCGTCCGTTCTACGCGCTGGTCAACACCGATCGGCAGCACCCGATCTCGTGGCTGGCCTACGAGCACCTCAAGCCCGGCCGGAGCAGTGCCGATCAGCACGTGCTGATCGCGCAGATGGCCCCTGAGTGGAGCGTCGCGCACTGGAACGACCCGCCCCCGCTGCTGGCAGAGCAGGTCGCGGAGCTGGTCGGCAGCCTGCTCGAAGAAAGCCTGCGCGCGCCGCTGTGGTCGGATCGGCAGGGCTGGCGCTACGCCCTGCCCGACGGTCGCGCCGACTTCGAGACGCTCAACAGCGCGATCGGCGGGCTATTCTTCGCTGGCGACTACACGGCGGGCCAGGGCCGCGTTCACCTCGCGATCGAGCAGGGCTGGAAAGTGGCAGAGCGGATCGCGGCGCGATGA
- a CDS encoding GNAT family N-acetyltransferase, with the protein MAIVIREVQGDQIEAVIPVLLLAEESERALRWGLAHLVDTVYRMDDDGQLVGAATMRWNDEPCELQELAIVEGRQGQGLGKHLLAWLLAEARRRRKKRMLVGTANSSISNIAFYQKVGFRMDHIRHDYFRYYREPRYENGIQIRDMLVFSYDLTDHAR; encoded by the coding sequence ATGGCGATCGTCATTCGCGAAGTGCAAGGGGATCAGATCGAGGCCGTGATCCCGGTGCTGCTGCTGGCGGAAGAGTCCGAGCGGGCGCTGCGCTGGGGCCTGGCGCATCTGGTCGATACCGTCTATCGCATGGACGACGACGGGCAGCTTGTGGGCGCGGCCACGATGCGCTGGAACGACGAGCCGTGCGAGCTGCAAGAGCTGGCGATCGTCGAGGGGCGGCAGGGCCAGGGCCTGGGCAAGCACCTGCTTGCCTGGCTGCTCGCCGAGGCCAGACGCCGCCGCAAAAAGCGTATGCTGGTCGGGACCGCTAACAGCAGCATCTCGAACATCGCGTTTTACCAAAAAGTCGGCTTTCGGATGGACCACATCCGCCACGACTACTTTCGGTACTACCGCGAGCCGCGCTACGAGAACGGCATCCAGATCCGCGATATGCTGGTCTTCTCCTACGACCTGACCGATCATGCGAGGTAG